The following is a genomic window from Gemmatimonadaceae bacterium.
AGGTCGCCGTGGTCGAGTACGAGGGCGGCGATCGGCTCAACGTTCCGCTCTACCGCATCGACCAACTGGAACGCTATCGCTCGGCGGACGACGTCTCCGAGGACGCGCCGCCGCCGCGCCTGCATCACCTCGGCGGCCGCCGCTGGGCGCAGCAACGCGAGAAGGCCCGCGCCGCGATTCAGGAGATGACCGTCGAGCTGCTCGATCTCTACGCGCGGCGCAAGATCGCGACGCGTCCTGCGCACGTGCCCGACACGCCGTGGCAGCGGCAGCTCGAGTCGGCGTTCCTCTTCGAGGACACGCCGGACCAGCGCACGGCGACAGTACAAGTGAAGGCCGACATGGAATCCACGCGGCCGATGGACCGTCTGCTCGTCGGCGACGTGGGGTACGGCAAAACGGAAATCGCCGTGCGAGCGGCGTTCAAGGCGGTGCAGTCGGGGCGACAGGTCGCCGTCCTCGTGCCGACGACGATTCTCGCCGATCAGCATCTCCGCACCTTCACGGAGCGTTTGGCGGATTTCCCGCTGCGCGTCGCGGCGCTGAGCCGCTTTCAGAGCGCCAAGGAACAGGTTGCGACGCTGGCCGAGCTCAAAGAAAAGAAGATCGACGTCGTCATCGGCACGCACCGCTTGCTGAGCGAGGACGTGCAGTTCGCCGAGCTCGGTCTCATCGTCGTCGACGAGGAGCATCGCTTCGGCGTGAAGCACAAGGAGCGTCTCAAGCGGCTCAAGCTTCAGACCGACGTGCTCACGCTCACCGCGACGCCGATCCCCCGCACGCTGCACTTGTCGCTCGCCGGCCTGCGCGACATGACCGTGATGCAGACGCCGCCGCGCGATCGCTCGCCGGTGCTCACCTACGTCGAGCCGCAGGACGACGGGCTCATCGAAGAGGGGATCGCGCGCGAGCTCGATCGTGGCGGCCAGGTGTTCTTCGTCCACAACCGCATCGAGACGATTCAGGCGCACGCGGACCACGTGAAGAAGATCGCGCCGCGCGCCCGCGTCGGCGTCGCGCACGGTCAGATGCGCGAGAAGGAGTTGGAAGAAGTGATGCATGCGTTCGTGAACGGCTCGATCGACGTGCTGGTGTCGACGATGATCGTCGAGTCGGGGCTCGACGTGCCCAACGCGAACACGATGTTCGTGAATCGCGCCGACTACTTCGGCCTCGCGCAGCTCTATCAGTTGCGCGGGCGCGTCGGACGCTCCCACCGACGGGCCTACTGCTACCTCATGGTTCCGGACTCGATCGACCCCAACGCCGAGCGGCGCTTACAAGTCCTCGAGCACCACACCGAGCTCGGCGCGGGCTACCGGATCGCGCTCAAGGACCTCGAGATGCGCGGGGCGGGGAACCTGCTCGGCGCCGAGCAGTCGGGGTTCGTGCAGGCGGTGGGATTCGACATGTACCTGCGGATGCTCGAAGACACCGTCCGTCGGCTCATGTCGGGCGATTCGGCGCCAAAGTTTGTTCCATCTGAGGTCACGATCGATGTTCCGAACTACCTGCCCGACGACTACGTCGTGTCGCAGGACGCGAAAATCGACGTATACAGAAGGCTTGCGCGTTTCGAGGAACCGTCGGAAATCGAGCAATTGCGAGGCGAACTGCGCGATCGGTTCGGCCCGCTCCCGCCGCAGGCTGACGCGATGCTCGCGCTCGCCCAGCTGCGGATCATTGGGGGCGCCTTGGGGATAGAAGGAATCCTGGTGCGAGGCGACGAGGCGCGTATTACGTTTAGAGGTTCCGCGGTTCCGCGGGTCAAGGGCCTGTCGGCCGCGTTTCACGACGTGCAGTTCCAGGCGGATGTCCGCCGCGCGGTTCCGTTGTCGCTCAAGCTGACTCGTCTCGGCGGCGCGCCGATGCTCGACGGACTCGTCCGGGCGCTTCGAGGGCTGGTTCAGCCCGCCGTTCGCTAAGTCGCCGCACGAAGTCCACCACAACGCTTCCGTAGTTCGTTCCTCACTCACTCGTTCATTATCCCCGGTTCCCGAATGCGATCTCGTTACCTCGTCGGCCTCGTCGCCGGCTGCGCGCTGTTGGCGGCGTGCGAAGGACTCAAGGAAGCCCTCACGGCGCACGTCGACACCGTCGCTCGCGCCGGCACGCAGGAATTGACCGTCAACCGGCTCGGCGACCTGCTTGGCAACGCCAAGATTCAGGTCCCCGTCAACCGTGAAACGGCCGCAATCCTCGCCGACATCTGGACCGGCTATCAGCAGATGGCGTACGCAGCCGCGCACGGCGATTCGCTGAACGACCGGAAAGCGATCGACCAGGCGCTCGCTCCGATGGCGAACGCCAGCCGTCTGAACATGTTCATGGACTCCGTGTCGAAGACCTTCAAGGTCGATTCGGGCAGCGAAGCCGCCTACAACCAGGCCGCCGGCGGGCTGATCGCGGCGCGGCACATTCTCATTGGCTATAAAAATCCGCAGATCCCGGCGACGGCCGCGGAGAAGGACTCCGTGCGCAAGAAAGCCGAGGCGGTGCTGCCGCAGGTGACTAACGCGAACTTTGCCGACATGGTAAAGAAGTACAGCACCGATCCGACCGCCGCGCAGAGCAAGGGCTACCTTGGCGTGTTCGGGAAGGGCACGATGGTGCCGCAGTTCTACGACGCGGCCGCTGCGCTCAAGCCGGGTGAAATCTCGAAGCTCGTCGAGACGCAGTTTGGCTTCCACATCATTCAGCGGCTCCCGTACGCCGAGGCGCAAAAGGATTTCTCGCAGCAGTACGCGCAGATCTCCGCGCACCTCGCCGATAGCGCGTACCTCGCGCAGGCCGAAGCGGCGTCCAACATCCAGGTCAAGGACAACGCCCCGGCGGCGATCAAGGAAGTCGCGAAGGAGCCCGCCAAGCACCGCGGCGACAAAGCGACGCTCGCCACGTTCAAGGGCGGTGAGTTGACCACGGCCGACTTCGTGAGCTGGATGGAATCCGTGCCGCCGCAGCAGAGTGTCATGCAGCGAATTCCGGGCGCCGCTGATTCGATCCTCAAACCGTTCATCAAACAGGTCACGCTGCAGCAGGTCCTGCTTCGTCGCGCCGACAGCGCCCACGTGACGCTGAAGGAAGAGGACAGGGCGAACATGTACTCGTCGATCGGTCAGCTCGTGGGCAACCTCGAGATGACGCTGGGCGTCGAGCCCAAGATGCTCGCCGACAGCGCCAAGAGCGTTCCGGAAAAGGAGCGTCTCGCCGCCTCGCGCGTCGACGCGTACCTCGACCGTATGATGGCCGGGCAGGCGAACCCGATCACGATTCCGCTGCCGCTCAAGAAGATCCTCGACGCGAAGTACGAGTCGTCGGTCAATCCGGCCGGCATCGATCGCGGATTCGAGCGAGCTCAAAAGCTGCGCAAGTCGGCGGACTCGACCCGTGCGGCGAACCAGCCGAAATCGCAGGTCCCACTCCCCGGCGCGGGCGCGCCGCCTGCGCAACAGCCTCCGGCAGGCGCACAGCCCGCCCCGGCCAAGCCACCCACACCGACGACGAAGAAACCGTAGTCGTTCTCGTATGAAACGCATCGCCGCTGTCGCTTCACTCGTTCTAGTCGCCGCCGGACCGGTTGCCGCTCAGCAACCGGTTCCGACGGCGAAACCTCCTGCCACTCCCGCGGAGCAATCGGTACTGCTCGACGGCGTGGTCGCGGTCGTCGGCGATCAGACGATCACGATGATCGACCTCAAGGAGCGCGCGCTGGGAAGAATCCAGCGCGGTGAAGTGCCGAAGCCGGCGAACGATTCAGCCGAGCGCGCGCTCGAGATCGAGACGCTCGACGACATGATCCAGGAAGAGCTGCTGGTTCAGAAGGCGGCCGACCTCAAGATCGAAGTCACCGACGCCGACGTCTCGCAGATGGTCGACCGACAGGTGCGTGAGACACGCGCCAAGTTCACGACCGAGTCCGAGTATCGAACCGCGCTCCAACAGGCGTCGCTCGGCACGCCGGACGAGTATCGCAAGTTCATGCTCGACCAGTACAAGCGTCGCTTCCTGCTCGAGAAGGTCGTCGACCAGCTGAAGCGCGACGGCAAGATCGTTCCGATTCAAGTCACCGACGCGGAAGTGGCGGCCGAGTTCGATCGCTCCAAGGAATTCCTGCCGCCCAAGCCCGCGACGGTCACGTTCAAGCAAATCGTGATCGCCGTGCAGCCGACGGCGGCGGCGAAGGAAGCGGCGCGCGTGCGCGCCGAATCCATTCTTGTGCGCCTCAAGAGCGGGGCGGATTTCGAGCAGACGGCTCGGCACGAGTCGATGGATCCGCTCTCGAAGGAATCGGGTGGCGATCTCGGCTGGGCGCGTCGCGGCAAGAACGTGCCCGAGTTCGACCGCTGGTTGTTCGGCGGTCCGTTCGTCGCGCCGCTCGCGCCGGGACAACTCAGCGCGGTGTTCGAGACCGCGCGCGGGTTCCACATCGTGCGAGTCGATCGCGTGCAGACGGGCGAGGTGAAGGCTCACCAGATCCTCATCGTGCCGGCGGTCGATTCCGCCGACATCGCGCGCACCGCCAGACTCGCCG
Proteins encoded in this region:
- the mfd gene encoding transcription-repair coupling factor translates to MALDSLLDALERLPAFQRIVNTLPSPGERLRVSGLPGSAGAAVLAVTARRLPSRFFVVAADGVAEAERWLADLETLLTDIPVALYPPREGFGEAEPHMEVAGERVETLERLSRGELRVLVTTARALAEKTRMPGALRDLRVELKKGDSHRLRDLSDHLERIGFERVPLVEDVAQFAIRGGILDVYSFGMAEPVRAEFWGDEIVDLRHFDLVTQRSSRVVDRALVLPVDGQVRHEATDEERGAITSLFPPDTLLLIPRGAHLEPELKRTWDDAQHHIDLAHRRGEDVTDRAELFESPDVTAAALRRLGTIAASEADDEADVVLPLKPPEPIDRDIKQLKRLVRDGTATIILCDNEGQAERLDELLSDDDRRASPAALSIGVLDGGFVIPHTLRVLTDHEIFRRERRIRRARRYATATTIDTLSLKPGDFVVHLEHGVGIYRGIETIFVGQSTIEVAVVEYEGGDRLNVPLYRIDQLERYRSADDVSEDAPPPRLHHLGGRRWAQQREKARAAIQEMTVELLDLYARRKIATRPAHVPDTPWQRQLESAFLFEDTPDQRTATVQVKADMESTRPMDRLLVGDVGYGKTEIAVRAAFKAVQSGRQVAVLVPTTILADQHLRTFTERLADFPLRVAALSRFQSAKEQVATLAELKEKKIDVVIGTHRLLSEDVQFAELGLIVVDEEHRFGVKHKERLKRLKLQTDVLTLTATPIPRTLHLSLAGLRDMTVMQTPPRDRSPVLTYVEPQDDGLIEEGIARELDRGGQVFFVHNRIETIQAHADHVKKIAPRARVGVAHGQMREKELEEVMHAFVNGSIDVLVSTMIVESGLDVPNANTMFVNRADYFGLAQLYQLRGRVGRSHRRAYCYLMVPDSIDPNAERRLQVLEHHTELGAGYRIALKDLEMRGAGNLLGAEQSGFVQAVGFDMYLRMLEDTVRRLMSGDSAPKFVPSEVTIDVPNYLPDDYVVSQDAKIDVYRRLARFEEPSEIEQLRGELRDRFGPLPPQADAMLALAQLRIIGGALGIEGILVRGDEARITFRGSAVPRVKGLSAAFHDVQFQADVRRAVPLSLKLTRLGGAPMLDGLVRALRGLVQPAVR
- a CDS encoding peptidylprolyl isomerase, coding for MRSRYLVGLVAGCALLAACEGLKEALTAHVDTVARAGTQELTVNRLGDLLGNAKIQVPVNRETAAILADIWTGYQQMAYAAAHGDSLNDRKAIDQALAPMANASRLNMFMDSVSKTFKVDSGSEAAYNQAAGGLIAARHILIGYKNPQIPATAAEKDSVRKKAEAVLPQVTNANFADMVKKYSTDPTAAQSKGYLGVFGKGTMVPQFYDAAAALKPGEISKLVETQFGFHIIQRLPYAEAQKDFSQQYAQISAHLADSAYLAQAEAASNIQVKDNAPAAIKEVAKEPAKHRGDKATLATFKGGELTTADFVSWMESVPPQQSVMQRIPGAADSILKPFIKQVTLQQVLLRRADSAHVTLKEEDRANMYSSIGQLVGNLEMTLGVEPKMLADSAKSVPEKERLAASRVDAYLDRMMAGQANPITIPLPLKKILDAKYESSVNPAGIDRGFERAQKLRKSADSTRAANQPKSQVPLPGAGAPPAQQPPAGAQPAPAKPPTPTTKKP
- a CDS encoding peptidylprolyl isomerase, which gives rise to MKRIAAVASLVLVAAGPVAAQQPVPTAKPPATPAEQSVLLDGVVAVVGDQTITMIDLKERALGRIQRGEVPKPANDSAERALEIETLDDMIQEELLVQKAADLKIEVTDADVSQMVDRQVRETRAKFTTESEYRTALQQASLGTPDEYRKFMLDQYKRRFLLEKVVDQLKRDGKIVPIQVTDAEVAAEFDRSKEFLPPKPATVTFKQIVIAVQPTAAAKEAARVRAESILVRLKSGADFEQTARHESMDPLSKESGGDLGWARRGKNVPEFDRWLFGGPFVAPLAPGQLSAVFETARGFHIVRVDRVQTGEVKAHQILIVPAVDSADIARTARLADSVADRLRHGVSFDTLAKKFHDYAGQEETSLLTPWVRDSLPASYQKGFGTAKAGDIVSFQIPGSSQRPDVPKFVVAQLVTADEGGPQTLGELKSAVRSDLANRGGVRRYVDTLKKQTFVAIRYDALTSKSAELTKSAKP